One stretch of Kogia breviceps isolate mKogBre1 chromosome 18, mKogBre1 haplotype 1, whole genome shotgun sequence DNA includes these proteins:
- the LOC136792988 gene encoding tigger transposable element-derived protein 1-like, which produces MPGKRPRNATAIPSARRERKAITLDVKLEVLRRFEVGEKLSQVAKALGLAVSTVATIRDNKEKIKASSQIATPLRASRLTRHRSAVMETMERLLRVWLEDQSQRNVPLSVTVIQEKAKSLFDDLQREQGESSQAAKFSASKGWFVRFKERHCLPHFKLSSTAPGKEDVYPEILKSIIQEGEYTPQQVFNVDETGLYWKRMPERTFISIEEKAEPGFKSSKDRLMLLLGGNAAGDFKLKPLLVYHSESPKALEGYSKPNLPVIWRSSKKAWATRSIFHEWFTYFFCPAIEKYCAQNNLTNKALLILDNAPCHPVNLSDLSDNVRVEYLHDNTADSIQPMGRGVASTFKAHYLRRTFEHILEATDGDDPAELREFWRRYSIMDAVDNIAVAWEELRPATMNSAWKKIWPECVQFHSVSQTDNIAQLQQNIVTLAKSVALGEVGEADVDQLLQSHEEGLSNEELVQLEQEPAGEEKEEGEEAAPALRQLTTRELSAAFSHFEAGLQVLTSNSPDDAWNLKVSRAINDAISCYRDLYSEKERRSKQLS; this is translated from the coding sequence ATGCCTGGGAAAAGGCCCCGAAATGCGACGGCCATCCCGAGTGCCAGAAGGGAACGGAAAGCAATTACCCTCGACGTGAAATTAGAAGTGTTAAGACGGTTTGAAGTGGGTGAAAAGCTCAGCCAGGTCGCAAAGGCCTTAGGCCTTGCTGTCTCTACAGTGGCGACAATCCgagataacaaagaaaaaatcaaagCGAGTTCACAAATAGCTACTCCGTTGAGAGCCTCCCGGTTGACTCGCCACCGAAGTGCAGTCATGGAGACCATGGAGCGGTTGTTGCGTGTGTGGCTTGAAGACCAGAGCCAGCGAAACGTGCCTCTGAGCGTCACCGTTATTCAGGAGAAGGCTAAGAGTTTGTTTGATGACTTACAGCGTGAACAAGGGGAAAGCTCTCAAGCAGCAAAGTTCAGTGCAAGTAAAGGGTGGTTTGTGAGATTCAAGGAACGCCACTGTTTGCCCCACTTCAAGCTGAGCAGCACAGCTCCTGGTAAGGAGGATGTATATCCAGAAATCCTGAAAAGCATCATCCAAGAAGGTGAGTACACCCCCCAGCAAGTTTTTAATGTAGATGAGACAGGGCTTTATTGGAAAAGAATGCCTGAAAGAACGTTTATTTCAATAGAAGAGAAAGCTGAGCCCGGGTTTAAATCATCCAAAGATCGGTTGATGCTGCTTCTTGGCGGCAATGCAGCTGgggactttaagttgaagccctTATTGGTGTACCACTCAGAAAGCCCCAAGGCTCTGGAGGGGTACTCCAAGCCCAATTTGCCTGTGATCTGGCGCTCAAGTAAAAAGGCCTGGGCAACCAGGAGCATCTTTCATGAGTGGTTCACATACTTTTTTTGCCCTGCCATTGAAAAATACTGTGCCCAAAATAATCTCACCAACAAAGCACTGCTCATCTTAGACAACGCACCATGCCACCCAGTCAATTTGAGTGATCTCTCTGATAATGTAAGAGTGGAATATCTTCATGACAATACAGCTGACTCGATCCAGCCCATGGGTCGAGGCGTGGCCTCTACCTTCAAAGCTCATTACCTGAGAAGGACTTTTGAACACATCCTAGAAGCAACAGATGGGGACGATCCAGCTGAGCTCAGGGAGTTTTGGAGAAGGTACAGCATCATGGATGCTGTGGACAACATTGCAGTAGCTTGGGAGGAGCTCAGGCCAGCAACAATGAACAGCGCGTGGAAGAAGATTTGGCCCGAGTGTGTTCAGTTCCACAGTGTTTCCCAAACAGACAACATTGCCCAGCTGCAACAAAATATTGTGACCCTTGCCAAGAGTGTGGCCCTCGGAGAGGTGGGAGAAGCTGATGTGGACCAGCTGCTGCAGTCCCACGAGGAGGGTCTCTCAAATGAGGAGCTAGTGCAGCTGGAGCAGGAACCggcaggagaagagaaggaggagggtgaAGAGGCTGCACCTGCCCTGCGCCAACTAACCACACGGGAGCTGTCAGCAGCCTTCTCACATTTCGAGGCCGGCTTGCAGGTCCTCACCAGTAACAGCCCCGATGATGCATGGAACCTGAAAGTTTCGAGAGCAATCAACGATGCAATAAGCTGCTACAGGGACCTGTACAGTGAGAAGGAGCGGCGCTCAAAGCAGCTCTCCTAG
- the LOC131744407 gene encoding mitochondrial inner membrane m-AAA protease component AFG3L1-like isoform X1: protein MRRWPTKRQDGRGRREGPRNRPAGLEKKTQVLQPSEKMTAAYREAGRAVVGWFLGAQPPARRRCGSGPTPLPGALCGHGAFQITTGAQDNLRKATQNAHAQIVQFGMSERLGQVSFALPRPGEALVEKPCSEAVAQLIDQEAWRLVSSRHALTLDLLTCCRERWTRWAGGCWRRRCWSGPTWWSCLGPDPSRRRPPTRSSWRARGAWRMARPFPRG, encoded by the exons ATGCGGCGGTGGCCCACGAAGCGGCAGGACGGCCGGGGCAGGCGTGAGGGCCCTCGGAACCGCCCAGCAG GTCTCGAGAAGAAGACGCAGGTTCTGCAGCCCAGCGAGAAGATGACGGCGGCCTACCGTGAGGCTGGCCGCGCGGTGGTGGGCTGGTTCCTGGGCGCCCAGCCCCCCGCGCGTCGGCGGTGTGGTTCAGGGCCCACTCCCCTCCCGGGGGCGCTGTGTGGGCACGGTGCCTTCCAG ATCACCACGGGGGCCCAGGACAACCTGAGGAAGGCCACCCAGAATGCCCACGCCCAG ATTGTGCAGTTCGGGATGAGCGAGAGGCTGGGCCAGGTGTCATTCGCCCTCCCCCGGCCTGGCGAGGCACTGGTGGAGAAGCCGTGCAGCGAGGCCGTGGCCCAGCTCATCGACCAGGAGGCTTGGCGGCTGGTCAGCTCTAGGCACGCGCTCACCTTGGACCTGCTGACGTGCTGCCGGGAGAGGTGGACGAG GTGGGCGGGCGGCTGCTGGAGAAGGAGGTGCTGGAGCGGGCCGACATGGTGGAGCTGCTTGGGCCCCGATCCTTCGCGGAGAAGACCACCTACGAGGAGCTCGTGGAGGGCACGGGGGGCCTGGAGGATGGCACGTCCTTTCCCCAGGGGCTGA
- the LOC131744407 gene encoding mitochondrial inner membrane m-AAA protease component AFG3L1-like isoform X2, producing the protein MTAAYREAGRAVVGWFLGAQPPARRRCGSGPTPLPGALCGHGAFQITTGAQDNLRKATQNAHAQIVQFGMSERLGQVSFALPRPGEALVEKPCSEAVAQLIDQEAWRLVSSRHALTLDLLTCCRERWTRWAGGCWRRRCWSGPTWWSCLGPDPSRRRPPTRSSWRARGAWRMARPFPRG; encoded by the exons ATGACGGCGGCCTACCGTGAGGCTGGCCGCGCGGTGGTGGGCTGGTTCCTGGGCGCCCAGCCCCCCGCGCGTCGGCGGTGTGGTTCAGGGCCCACTCCCCTCCCGGGGGCGCTGTGTGGGCACGGTGCCTTCCAG ATCACCACGGGGGCCCAGGACAACCTGAGGAAGGCCACCCAGAATGCCCACGCCCAG ATTGTGCAGTTCGGGATGAGCGAGAGGCTGGGCCAGGTGTCATTCGCCCTCCCCCGGCCTGGCGAGGCACTGGTGGAGAAGCCGTGCAGCGAGGCCGTGGCCCAGCTCATCGACCAGGAGGCTTGGCGGCTGGTCAGCTCTAGGCACGCGCTCACCTTGGACCTGCTGACGTGCTGCCGGGAGAGGTGGACGAG GTGGGCGGGCGGCTGCTGGAGAAGGAGGTGCTGGAGCGGGCCGACATGGTGGAGCTGCTTGGGCCCCGATCCTTCGCGGAGAAGACCACCTACGAGGAGCTCGTGGAGGGCACGGGGGGCCTGGAGGATGGCACGTCCTTTCCCCAGGGGCTGA
- the DBNDD1 gene encoding dysbindin domain-containing protein 1 isoform X2, translated as MSDQELAEVFADSDDENQASDSPAGLHPLPRASCLRSPSWTRTRAEPDGEKQPFGAPERQPAVVDTFLTVERPKED; from the exons ATGTCCGACCAGGAGCTGGCCGAGGTCTTTGCCGACTCAGATGACGAGAACCAGGCCAGCGACTCGCCCGCAG GCCTGCACCCGCTGCCCAGGGCCAGCTGTCTGCGCTCCCCCTCCTGGACACGCACCAGGGCCGAGCCGGACGGGGAGAAGCAGCCCTTCGGCGCCCCTGAGCGGCAGCCTGCCGTTGTGGACACGTTTCTCACCGTGGAGAGGCCCAAGGAGGACTAG